The proteins below are encoded in one region of Salvia miltiorrhiza cultivar Shanhuang (shh) unplaced genomic scaffold, IMPLAD_Smil_shh fragScaff_scaffold_149, whole genome shotgun sequence:
- the LOC131002584 gene encoding uncharacterized protein LOC131002584 — protein sequence MCRVLKYYTFCVDIKKEKVYVLDSQNELVDICQAAKYGTATDLVKNMLADYLAYKGHVHKSNVVKRSKLAIVHIKWGDAKNINDMGVYMMRHMETFMGDSSSLWTCGLAPKLRKQLNLLRVRYCAALIAWEKNSIRDAMEESAKLSFGSSFDDPNLNIDVTLLGK from the exons ATGTGTCGAGTGTTGAAGTATTACACATTCTGCGTGGATATCAAGAAGGAAAAGGTGTACGTTTTGGATAGTCAGAATGAATTGGTAGATATATGTCAGGCTGCCAAATATGGAACAGCTACTGATCTTGTG aAAAATATGCTTGCAGATTATTTGGCATACAAGGGACATGTGCATAAGAGCAATGTTGTGAAGCGATCTAAGTTGGCAATTGTACACATAAAGTGGGGGGACGCTAAGAATATCAATGACATGGGTGTTTATATGATGAGGCACATGGAGACATTCATGGGCGATTCTTCGTCGTTGTGGACATGTGGTTTGGCTCCAAAGCTGAGAAAACAACTTAACCTTCTGCGAGTGAGGTACTGTGCAGCACTTATTGCGTGGGAGAAGAACAGTATTCGCGACGCAATGGAAGAAAGCGCAAAATTAAGCTTTGGTTCTAGTTTTGATGATCCAAATCTCAACATCGACGTCACGTTGCTTGGGAAATGA
- the LOC131002585 gene encoding uncharacterized protein LOC131002585: protein MTCNSEWKEIQQALYDGQTAQERPDLTTRVFRAKLQDLKYQLFKRKIFGHVAAHVDVVEFQKRGLPHVHMLIIFKSGHKLNTTSEIDKFENANAIIHDHILKAHNKVKMDIQFTEEEKMDQLYNCHINVEVCSGITVVKYLYKYIYMGHDRVAVHITQDDEPRQVDEIKQFQDARWVSAQEAMWRICEFGLNDISPAVINLQLHLPNKQFVSYHASQNLQKLLLWDHVSKTMLTEYFTMCATSEKARQFLYREFPEHYVWNKRDKIWTERHKIGVIGRISVVSPIEEERYYEKLLLNHVRGPTSFRHLLTFNGIECSTFKEAAQKRGLLEADQSIFNCMNEAITFQMPNELRRLFAIILVHCAPTDVRVLWDTYFDAMSEDFKRDANTSIRQRVSKTLLSLRVLLESMGKDINSYDLPTIPSYDANIENNCSREIQDEMSIQIPEEDQDAELKLNDDQRKAFSMILSSIQKAEGGIFFIDGPGGTGKTFLYRALLAHLRLRKHIALATATSGVAAGIMPGGRTAHSRFKIPINSDEASECSISKQSAAAELLRRAQLIIWDEAPMAKKWAIENVDKLLKDVMGNDKDFGGKVIVFGGDFRQVLPVVPKATVYQTILASLVNSYLWGRIKKITLSINMRSKNDPQFSKFLLSVGNGEEPMDDEGNIKIPDDMVIEYDNEENSLKRHIAAIFPSLARNAYSAEYMTNRAILTPKNEHVDKLNDKLISMFPGEEQIFNSFDEAIDQTNINYDVDFLNSLTPTGLPPHKLRL from the exons ATGACTTGCAATTCAGAGTGGAAAGAAATACAGCAAGCATTATATGATGGTCAAACAGCTCAAGAACGTCCAGACTTAACTACACGAGTATTTCGAGCAAAATTGCAAGACTTGAAATATCAATTATTCAAGAGGAAAATTTTTGGACATGTAGCTGCACATGTTGATGTAGTTGAATTTCAAAAAAGAGGGTTACCACATGTTCACATGCTGATAATTTTCAAGTCTGGGCATAAGTTGAATACGACAAGTGAAATAGATAAGTTT GAAAATGCAAATGCCATTATCCACGACCATATTTTGAAAGCACACAACAAGGTAAAGATGGATATCCAATttacagaagaagaaaaaatggatCAATT ATACAACTGCCATATTAATGTCGAGGTATGCTCTGGTATCACAGTTGTTAAGTATTTGTACAAATATATCTATATGGGACATGATAGGGTGGCCGTTCATATAACCCAAGATGATGAGCCGCGTCAAGTTGATGAAATCAAACAATTTCAAGATGCACGATGGGTATCTGCACAAGAAGCAATGTGGAGAATTTGTGAATTTGGTCTGAATGATATTTCTCCAGCAGTTATCAACTTACAGCTTCACCTTCCTAACAAACAGTTTGTATCCTATCACGCATCCCAAAATTTGCAGAAGCTTTTATTGTGGGATCATGTTTCAAAAACAATGCTAACTGAATATTTTACTATGTGTGCTACAAGTGAAAAGGCAAGGCAATTTCTCTACAGAGAATTTCCAGAGCATTACGTATGGAATAAGAGAGACAAAATTTGGACAGAAAGGCATAAAATTGGCGTTATTGGACGTATAAGTGTAGTTAGTCCGATTGAAGAAGAAAGGTACTATGAAAAATTATTGTTGAATCATGTTAGGGGACCAACCTCTTTCCGACATTTATTGACATTTAATGGTATAGAATGCTCAACATTCAAAGAAGCTGCACAAAAAAGGGGTTTATTAGAAGCTGATCAAAGCATTTTCAATTGCATGAATGAGgcaataacatttcaaatgcCAAATGAACTACGCAGGTTGTTTGCAATAATCTTGGTACATTGTGCACCGACAGATGTAAGAGTTTTATGGGATACTTACTTTGATGCAATGTCTGAAGATTTTAAAAGGGATGCCAATACTTCAATCCGACAACGTGTTTCTAAGACATTGCTGAGCTTAAGAGTTTTGTTAGAGAGCATGGGAAAAGATATAAATTCATATGATCTTCCCACAATTCCTTCTTATGATGCTAATATAGAAAATAATTGTTCCAGAGAGATACAAGATGAGATGTCGATACAAATTCCTGaggaagatcaagatgcagagtTAAAGTTGAATGATGACCAACGGAAAGCATTTTCTATGATTTTGAGTTCCATACAGAAAGCAGAAGGTGGGATTTTTTTCATAGATGGACCCGGTGGAACTGGAAAGACTTTCTTATATCGTGCACTATTAGCTCATCTTAGATTAAGAAAACACATAGCTCTTGCAACTGCTACATCTGGAGTTGCTGCAGGGATCATGCCAGGAGGAAGAACAGCACATTCACGCTTTAAAATTCCTATAAATTCTGATGAAGCAAGTGAATGTTCAATTTCAAAACAAAGTGCAGCTGCCGAGTTATTGCGGAGAGCACAACTGATTATATGGGATGAAGCACCGATGGCAAAAAAATGGGCAATTGAAAATGTAGATAAGTTGTTAAAAGATGTCATGGGGAATGATAAAGATTTTGGTGGAAAAGTCATCGTTTTTGGAGGAGATTTCAGACAAGTATTGCCAGTTGTTCCTAAAGCTACAGTCTACCAGACTATATTAGCAAGTTTGGTTAATTCTTATTTATGGGGCAGAATTAAAAAGATCACTTTGTCCATAAATATGAGATCCAAGAATGATCCACAATTCAGCAAATTCTTACTAAGTGTTGGAAATGGTGAAGAACCGATGGATGATGAAGGTAATATCAAAATTCCAGATGATATGGTAATTGAGTATGACAATGAAGAAAATTCTTTGAAAAGACATATCGCAGCCATTTTTCCGAGTTTAGCAAGGAATGCATATTCGGCGGAGTACATGACGAATCGAGCAATATTAACGCCAAAAAATGAGCATGTGGATAAGCTGAATGATAAGTTGATATCCATGTTTCCTGGAGAAGAACAAATTTTCAACAGTTTTGATGAAGCTATTGACCAGACAAACATAAACTATGACGTCGATTTTTTGAACTCTTTGACTCCAACTGGATTACCTCCACATAAGTTG AGACTTTAA